The following coding sequences lie in one Flavobacterium cyclinae genomic window:
- a CDS encoding polyprenyl synthetase family protein, which translates to MKITEQIKLPIATEMELFEEKFRDSMSSKVALLNRITHYIVNRKGKQMRPMFVFLTAKMISGGVVNERTYRGASVIELIHTATLVHDDVVDDSNKRRGFFSLNALWKNKIAVLVGDYLLSKGLLLSIDNNDFDLLKIISVAVREMSEGELLQIEKARRLDITEDVYYEIIRQKTATLIAACCSLGACSVAPDDVALVEKMRKFGELIGMAFQIKDDLFDYTEDAIGKPTGIDIKEQKMTLPLIYALNNCSAKEKSWVINSVKNHNKDKKRVKEVIQFVKDKNGLTYAEEKMIQFQQEALHLIEDFPSSPYKASLTLMVNYVIERKK; encoded by the coding sequence ATGAAAATAACCGAACAAATAAAGCTACCCATCGCAACTGAAATGGAACTCTTTGAAGAGAAGTTTCGCGATTCTATGTCTTCAAAAGTGGCTTTATTAAACAGAATTACGCATTATATTGTTAACCGAAAAGGAAAACAAATGCGACCTATGTTTGTTTTTTTAACGGCTAAAATGATTTCGGGTGGAGTTGTTAATGAGCGAACATATAGAGGTGCCTCGGTGATTGAATTAATTCATACCGCAACTTTAGTACATGATGATGTAGTTGATGATAGCAACAAGCGTCGTGGTTTTTTCTCATTAAACGCTTTATGGAAAAATAAAATCGCGGTTTTAGTTGGTGATTATTTATTGTCAAAAGGATTATTGCTTTCAATAGATAATAATGATTTCGATTTACTAAAAATTATTTCGGTTGCCGTTCGCGAAATGAGTGAAGGCGAATTACTTCAAATTGAAAAAGCCCGCAGATTAGATATTACAGAAGACGTTTATTATGAAATCATCCGTCAAAAAACGGCTACCTTAATTGCTGCTTGTTGTTCGCTTGGTGCTTGTTCTGTTGCTCCAGATGATGTTGCTTTGGTTGAAAAGATGCGAAAATTTGGAGAGCTTATTGGAATGGCATTTCAAATAAAAGATGACTTGTTTGATTATACAGAGGATGCCATTGGGAAACCAACAGGGATTGACATCAAAGAGCAAAAAATGACATTGCCTTTGATTTATGCTTTAAATAATTGTTCTGCTAAAGAGAAAAGTTGGGTAATCAATTCCGTGAAAAATCATAACAAAGATAAAAAACGGGTAAAAGAAGTTATTCAATTTGTAAAAGACAAAAACGGATTAACTTATGCTGAAGAAAAAATGATCCAATTTCAGCAAGAAGCTTTGCATTTAATAGAAGATTTTCCATCTAGTCCATACAAAGCCTCGCTTACTTTAATGGTTAATTACGTTATAGAACGTAAAAAATAA
- a CDS encoding PAS domain S-box protein → MNHLLKAISEANNILLKESDIHKALQGCITALGSNILIDRCYIFKNEINNEGVTILNYEYEWCKPGAIPFIGSPELSGHTYEAFPGLYEPLSNNLPFYGLVKESTNEFFKEIMEMQDIKAYLFTPIFSNNSFWGWIGFDDCENERIWLEEEVNALHTVAHNIGLRLNQNKVRLDLENTLNELDFYMKSSKQAKWEWNIITNKVKFSYNWFGMLGYSDEELPHTFETWETKIHPEDLDAVKSNLNNYINNQSDKYEGIVRLQHKSGNYVWIKYSGILIENDFGIPERIIGTHIDISEIKNKEIELAKQRNEYDHLVNNLAEIIFKTDLEGNLIFINHQWEAISGHKIENCIGTSIFNYLENFNISDINELFTHPNKTISTETQLIKKNNEKIWGLIILSIDFNVSTNEKIIIGTITDINDTVNFKNQLEISEQKYRFIANNTSDFIMQHLIDGTITYASNAAEKITGYTAEELINKTPYQFIHPEDVERVQKQNAKIAENKNEILTFRFKKKDENYIWLETYSKTILDSNNEIVGFQTSSRDISKRIEDKENIQQALNKEKELSELKSGFVTMASHQFRTPLSVIFSNVELLNHKINTNNTYQKEEIERITSRISNEVNRMTELMNNILVFGAYESKNLKVEIKEFNLNHFIDNLIETYFNNEKDGRKIIVEKEDYNKNIQCDESLLTHILNNLISNAFKYSVGSKNPIIKINYLESQFKIDIIDFGIGIPELETKHLFQSFYRGSNTSTIKGSGLGLIIAKQFTELLNGSISIDSKVNEITTATLLIPYKQN, encoded by the coding sequence ATGAATCATTTATTAAAAGCTATATCTGAAGCCAATAATATTCTTCTTAAAGAATCTGATATACACAAAGCACTTCAAGGTTGTATTACTGCATTGGGTAGTAACATTCTCATCGACAGATGTTACATATTCAAAAACGAAATAAATAACGAAGGAGTTACTATTCTAAACTATGAATACGAATGGTGCAAACCTGGCGCAATTCCTTTTATTGGAAGTCCAGAGTTAAGCGGACATACGTATGAAGCCTTTCCGGGTTTATACGAACCTCTATCTAATAATTTACCTTTTTACGGACTAGTTAAAGAAAGCACAAACGAGTTCTTTAAAGAAATTATGGAAATGCAAGACATAAAAGCATATCTTTTTACTCCTATTTTTTCTAATAATAGTTTTTGGGGTTGGATAGGATTTGATGATTGTGAAAATGAACGTATTTGGCTTGAAGAAGAAGTTAATGCACTTCATACTGTTGCACACAATATAGGTTTAAGACTTAACCAAAATAAAGTAAGACTTGATTTAGAAAACACTTTAAATGAGTTAGACTTTTACATGAAAAGCTCTAAACAAGCTAAATGGGAATGGAATATTATTACAAACAAGGTTAAATTCTCATACAACTGGTTTGGAATGTTAGGCTATAGTGATGAAGAACTACCTCATACATTTGAAACATGGGAAACTAAAATACATCCAGAAGATTTAGATGCTGTTAAGTCAAATTTAAACAACTATATCAACAATCAATCAGATAAGTACGAAGGAATTGTTAGATTACAACATAAATCTGGAAATTATGTTTGGATAAAATATTCTGGAATATTAATTGAAAATGATTTTGGAATACCAGAAAGAATAATTGGAACTCATATTGATATTAGTGAAATTAAAAATAAAGAAATTGAATTAGCTAAACAAAGAAATGAATACGATCATTTAGTAAACAATTTAGCTGAAATTATTTTTAAAACAGATTTAGAAGGAAACTTAATATTCATCAACCATCAATGGGAAGCAATATCAGGTCATAAAATAGAAAACTGTATTGGAACCAGTATTTTTAATTATTTAGAAAATTTCAATATTTCAGATATTAATGAATTATTTACTCATCCAAACAAAACGATTAGTACTGAAACCCAATTGATTAAAAAAAATAATGAGAAAATTTGGGGATTAATTATTTTAAGTATTGATTTCAATGTAAGTACAAATGAAAAAATTATCATTGGAACAATTACTGATATTAATGATACCGTTAATTTTAAAAATCAGTTAGAAATTTCGGAACAAAAATATCGATTCATAGCTAATAATACTTCCGATTTCATCATGCAACATCTTATTGATGGAACTATTACATATGCTTCTAACGCAGCAGAAAAAATTACTGGATACACTGCGGAAGAACTTATTAACAAAACTCCTTATCAATTTATTCACCCAGAAGATGTTGAAAGAGTTCAAAAACAAAACGCTAAAATAGCGGAAAATAAAAATGAAATCTTAACCTTCCGTTTTAAAAAGAAAGACGAGAACTATATATGGCTTGAAACTTATTCTAAAACTATTTTAGATAGCAACAATGAAATTGTAGGTTTTCAAACTTCTAGCAGGGATATTTCAAAAAGAATTGAGGATAAAGAAAACATTCAACAAGCTTTAAACAAAGAAAAAGAATTAAGTGAGTTAAAATCTGGATTTGTAACTATGGCTTCTCATCAATTTAGAACACCATTATCTGTTATATTTTCCAATGTTGAATTATTAAATCATAAGATAAATACAAACAACACCTACCAAAAAGAGGAGATAGAACGCATAACCAGTCGTATTTCAAATGAAGTAAACAGAATGACTGAATTAATGAATAACATCTTAGTTTTTGGTGCTTACGAATCTAAAAATTTAAAAGTAGAAATAAAAGAATTCAACTTAAACCATTTTATAGATAACCTTATTGAAACCTATTTCAATAACGAAAAAGATGGAAGAAAAATCATAGTTGAAAAAGAAGATTACAACAAAAATATTCAATGTGATGAAAGTTTGCTGACTCACATATTAAATAATTTAATTTCAAACGCTTTTAAATACTCGGTAGGCAGTAAAAATCCAATCATAAAAATAAACTATTTAGAGAGCCAATTTAAAATTGACATCATTGATTTTGGAATTGGAATACCTGAATTAGAAACAAAACATCTTTTTCAGTCTTTCTATAGAGGAAGCAATACTTCTACAATAAAAGGTTCTGGATTAGGACTAATTATTGCAAAACAATTTACAGAATTATTAAATGGTTCAATTTCTATTGACAGTAAAGTTAATGAAATTACAACCGCTACTCTCTTAATACCATATAAACAAAATTAA
- a CDS encoding response regulator transcription factor, translated as MKKNRTILLVEDDLSLGQTLSELLVVNGYEVHWSKNGVEALQYLDSQLPEIIVCDLMMPIMSGEELFLKIRNFRKFDQIPFIMITADLSFESKIKQLQNGVNDFINKPFKIQELVLKIQNFLDYKQKVINQSQSPVSKISLKSRKSDFFDRINQIIITNIKTDITIEKLAKEVFVSKSTLDKKIRKDKKVNVSTYIREIRLNYAIRLIEAGEINVDTLASESGFNSTSYFSVCFKSFTGLSPKKYISQKIK; from the coding sequence ATGAAAAAAAATAGAACCATATTGTTAGTAGAAGATGATTTGTCATTAGGGCAAACTTTGTCTGAACTATTAGTGGTAAATGGTTATGAAGTTCACTGGTCTAAAAATGGTGTAGAAGCATTACAATATTTAGATAGTCAATTACCCGAAATAATTGTTTGCGATTTGATGATGCCTATAATGTCTGGTGAGGAATTATTTTTAAAAATTAGAAATTTTAGAAAGTTTGATCAAATTCCTTTCATTATGATAACAGCAGATTTGTCATTTGAAAGTAAAATAAAACAACTACAAAATGGAGTTAATGATTTTATAAATAAACCCTTTAAAATTCAAGAATTAGTACTTAAAATTCAAAACTTTTTAGATTATAAACAAAAGGTAATTAATCAGTCTCAAAGTCCTGTCTCAAAAATCTCTTTAAAATCTAGAAAGAGCGACTTTTTTGACAGAATTAATCAAATTATTATTACCAATATAAAAACAGATATAACCATTGAAAAACTTGCTAAAGAGGTTTTTGTTAGCAAATCTACATTAGATAAAAAAATTAGAAAGGATAAAAAAGTTAATGTTTCTACCTATATAAGAGAAATTAGACTTAATTATGCAATAAGACTCATTGAAGCAGGAGAAATTAACGTAGATACTTTAGCATCTGAATCTGGTTTTAATTCTACTTCTTATTTTTCCGTTTGTTTTAAAAGTTTTACCGGTTTGTCTCCTAAAAAATATATCTCACAAAAAATTAAATAA
- a CDS encoding RNA polymerase sigma factor: MKVIQLHQEEKQLIKLAVENNRQAQQQIYAKFSSKMLSVCRQYIKDIHHAEDVMITGFMKVFTNLKNFEHKGSFEGWIRRIMVYECIDFLRVKKNNFNHQDIEDVTISENESVYEMEDFSVDDIQNMIDNLPDGYKMVFNLYAIEGYKHQEIAEMLKISEGTSKSQLSHARKLLQQQITELKKKLNGTK; encoded by the coding sequence ATGAAAGTAATTCAATTACATCAAGAAGAAAAACAACTCATTAAGTTGGCTGTCGAAAACAATCGACAAGCACAACAGCAGATTTATGCCAAGTTTTCTTCTAAAATGTTAAGTGTGTGTCGTCAATACATTAAGGACATACATCATGCAGAAGATGTAATGATTACCGGATTTATGAAAGTGTTTACCAATTTAAAAAATTTCGAACACAAAGGTAGTTTTGAAGGTTGGATTAGGCGAATAATGGTGTATGAATGTATCGATTTTCTTCGTGTGAAAAAAAACAATTTTAATCACCAAGATATTGAAGATGTTACTATAAGCGAAAATGAATCAGTTTATGAAATGGAAGATTTTTCAGTAGATGACATCCAAAACATGATTGACAATTTGCCTGATGGTTACAAAATGGTGTTTAACTTGTATGCAATTGAAGGTTATAAACATCAGGAAATAGCTGAAATGCTTAAAATAAGCGAAGGAACATCAAAATCGCAATTATCACACGCTCGAAAGTTATTGCAACAACAAATTACCGAATTAAAAAAGAAACTCAATGGAACCAAATAA
- the dnaG gene encoding DNA primase, which yields MISKDTIEKVFETARVEEVIGDFVQLKRAGSNLKGLSPFVNEKSPSFMVSPVKQIWKDFSSGKGGNAVTFLMEHEHFTYPEAIKYLANKYNIEIEETVQTDEDVAQANEKESMYLVSEFAQKYFHHTLLDTEEGKAIGLSYFKERGFTSDTIKKFGLGYSPESWDAFTKEALGKGYKLEYLEKTGLSIVKEEKQFDRFKGRVMFPIHSMSGRVLGFGGRILTNDKKAAKYLNSPESDIYHKSKVLYGIFHAKQAIAKLNNCYLVEGYTDVIQMHQAGIENVVASSGTALTPDQIRLINRLTPNITVLFDGDAAGLRASIRGIDLILEAGMNVKVCTFPDGDDPDSFARKTSYEDLLLYFEENAKDFIQFKASVLMQEAKNDPIKKADLIRDMVVSISKIPDRIKREVYIKECSRIMDISEDVLFNTLAQLVKKDLAEANKQNKEEQKAFEVVKNDVSQPTTKVDIQYELEQKIIQILLLYGDKETEFEDTILAQNEEGEMVEVKELNTYKVYQRIYMSLQEDEVELANPIFKAIYNHLIAYFNENDTFELDKYLMQLPEELAQEVTTILMNEEREVLHNWEVQQIYVKQKEATISQYVTETIITLRWYLVNNIIDDLKNSISTDSNSDNSETLEMVVAYLGLTHIFSKNLGRVLSRYN from the coding sequence TTGATATCAAAAGACACCATAGAGAAAGTATTTGAAACCGCCCGAGTAGAGGAGGTAATTGGTGATTTTGTTCAGTTAAAACGCGCTGGAAGTAATTTAAAAGGATTGTCGCCATTTGTTAATGAGAAATCACCTTCATTTATGGTTTCTCCTGTAAAGCAAATTTGGAAAGATTTTTCTTCTGGAAAAGGTGGAAATGCAGTAACGTTTCTAATGGAGCACGAACATTTTACGTATCCAGAAGCCATTAAATACTTAGCCAATAAGTATAATATTGAAATTGAAGAAACGGTTCAAACGGATGAAGATGTTGCACAAGCCAATGAAAAGGAAAGTATGTATTTGGTTTCTGAATTTGCTCAAAAATATTTTCATCACACCTTATTAGATACTGAAGAAGGAAAAGCTATTGGGTTATCTTATTTTAAAGAACGAGGATTTACTTCTGATACGATTAAGAAATTTGGTTTGGGTTATTCTCCTGAATCTTGGGATGCTTTTACTAAAGAAGCTCTGGGTAAAGGTTATAAATTAGAATATTTAGAAAAAACAGGTCTTTCTATTGTAAAAGAGGAAAAACAATTCGACCGATTCAAAGGTCGTGTGATGTTCCCAATTCACAGTATGAGTGGTCGTGTTTTGGGTTTTGGTGGTCGAATTTTAACCAATGATAAAAAAGCGGCAAAATACCTAAATTCACCAGAAAGTGATATTTACCATAAAAGTAAAGTCTTATACGGAATTTTCCATGCGAAGCAAGCTATCGCTAAGCTAAATAATTGTTATTTAGTTGAAGGTTATACCGATGTCATTCAAATGCATCAAGCTGGAATTGAAAATGTTGTAGCTTCTTCAGGAACAGCTTTAACACCTGATCAAATTCGACTAATCAATCGTTTAACGCCAAATATTACCGTGCTTTTTGATGGTGATGCTGCAGGACTTCGTGCTTCAATTCGAGGAATTGATTTGATTTTGGAAGCAGGAATGAACGTAAAAGTTTGTACGTTCCCTGATGGAGATGATCCAGATAGTTTTGCTCGAAAAACTTCTTATGAAGATCTGTTGTTGTATTTCGAAGAAAATGCTAAAGATTTCATTCAGTTTAAAGCTTCTGTGTTAATGCAAGAAGCAAAGAATGATCCTATAAAAAAAGCAGATTTGATTCGAGATATGGTGGTGAGTATTTCAAAAATTCCAGATCGAATTAAAAGAGAAGTATACATTAAAGAGTGTTCCAGAATTATGGATATCTCAGAAGATGTACTTTTTAATACATTAGCGCAATTAGTAAAAAAAGATTTAGCTGAAGCTAATAAACAAAACAAAGAGGAGCAAAAAGCTTTTGAAGTAGTAAAGAATGATGTTTCGCAACCCACAACTAAAGTTGATATTCAGTATGAGTTAGAACAAAAAATAATTCAGATTTTGTTATTATATGGTGATAAAGAAACTGAATTTGAAGATACTATTTTAGCGCAAAATGAAGAAGGGGAAATGGTTGAGGTTAAAGAGTTGAATACGTATAAAGTATATCAACGCATTTATATGAGTTTGCAAGAAGATGAGGTTGAATTAGCAAATCCAATTTTTAAAGCAATTTACAATCATTTAATTGCGTATTTTAATGAAAACGATACATTTGAACTAGATAAATATTTGATGCAGCTTCCTGAAGAATTAGCACAAGAAGTTACCACAATTCTTATGAATGAAGAACGTGAGGTTTTACACAATTGGGAAGTGCAGCAAATTTACGTAAAACAAAAAGAAGCTACTATTAGCCAATATGTAACAGAGACAATAATTACATTGCGCTGGTACTTAGTAAATAATATTATAGACGATTTAAAAAATTCTATTTCAACAGATTCAAACTCTGATAATTCAGAAACACTTGAAATGGTTGTAGCGTATTTAGGGTTAACGCATATCTTCTCAAAAAACTTAGGTAGGGTATTGTCTAGATATAATTAA
- a CDS encoding response regulator transcription factor, whose translation MIKVCIADSFPVVIEGLQSYLQNNSNIEIIGTAKNLESLLTILDNKRCNVVILEVELDGLSSIRDIKNLLKDFPEIKIILFTRVSEQMYGPTAIKTGVSAYVSKNSSLKDLESTILKVVDGNVIFSETVRKSMEILSKGKKSERLFKKLSTREIEVLRYLNNGKKNKEIAQILGLDEKTISTYKLRLLAKLNVTNLVDLLKKAKDLDII comes from the coding sequence ATGATTAAGGTATGTATCGCAGACAGTTTCCCTGTTGTGATTGAGGGCTTGCAATCTTATTTGCAAAATAACTCAAACATAGAAATTATTGGAACTGCAAAAAATTTAGAATCTCTACTCACAATTCTAGACAACAAACGATGTAATGTTGTAATTCTAGAGGTTGAATTAGATGGATTATCAAGTATTAGGGACATCAAAAATTTACTAAAGGATTTTCCAGAAATTAAAATTATTTTATTTACTAGAGTTTCAGAACAAATGTATGGCCCTACGGCAATTAAAACAGGTGTTTCTGCTTATGTATCTAAAAACAGTTCATTAAAAGACTTAGAATCTACTATTTTAAAAGTTGTTGATGGCAATGTCATATTTAGTGAAACCGTAAGAAAAAGTATGGAAATACTTAGTAAAGGGAAAAAATCTGAACGATTGTTTAAAAAGCTATCTACAAGAGAAATTGAAGTTTTGCGTTACCTAAATAATGGTAAAAAAAACAAAGAAATTGCTCAAATTTTAGGTTTAGATGAAAAAACAATTAGTACCTATAAATTGAGATTATTAGCAAAACTAAATGTTACAAACTTGGTTGACTTACTTAAAAAAGCTAAAGATTTAGATATTATTTAA
- the nadE gene encoding NAD(+) synthase produces the protein MTNSNSFQAEKINQYIVQWLLDYANNAKVKGFVVGISGGIDSALTSTLCAQTGLPTLCIEMPIHQAESHVNRANEHINQLKNRFSNVFSERADLTPVFESFKNQVPSSENEAVLNLSLANTRARLRMTTLYYFAGLHGFLVAGTGNKVEDFGVGFFTKYGDGGVDISPIADLVKSEVRLLATYLEVPESILKAKPTDGLFGDDRSDEDQIGANYDELEWAMYQMENGKTIGNFSGREAEVFKIYKRLNEINQHKMNPIPVCTIPNDLKIFPKDLKFL, from the coding sequence ATGACAAATTCCAACAGTTTTCAGGCCGAAAAAATCAATCAATATATAGTACAATGGTTACTTGATTATGCTAATAACGCAAAAGTTAAAGGTTTTGTTGTAGGAATATCAGGAGGAATAGATAGCGCATTAACTTCTACCTTATGTGCCCAAACTGGTTTACCTACATTATGTATTGAAATGCCAATTCATCAAGCTGAAAGTCATGTAAATAGAGCTAACGAACATATTAACCAATTAAAAAATCGTTTTTCTAATGTTTTTAGTGAAAGAGCTGATTTAACTCCTGTTTTTGAATCATTTAAAAATCAAGTGCCTTCTAGTGAAAATGAAGCAGTATTAAACTTATCATTAGCCAATACACGAGCTCGCTTACGTATGACTACTTTATACTATTTTGCAGGATTACATGGATTTTTAGTTGCCGGAACCGGAAATAAAGTAGAAGACTTTGGTGTTGGTTTTTTTACAAAATATGGTGATGGAGGCGTGGATATTAGTCCGATTGCCGATTTAGTGAAAAGTGAAGTTCGTTTACTAGCCACATATTTAGAAGTCCCAGAAAGCATTTTAAAAGCCAAACCAACAGATGGGTTATTTGGAGACGACAGAAGTGATGAAGATCAAATAGGTGCAAATTATGATGAATTAGAATGGGCAATGTATCAAATGGAGAATGGAAAAACCATTGGAAATTTTTCTGGCAGAGAAGCAGAGGTTTTTAAAATCTATAAAAGATTAAATGAAATTAACCAACATAAAATGAATCCGATTCCAGTTTGTACAATTCCAAATGATTTAAAAATATTTCCAAAAGATTTAAAATTTTTGTAA
- the gldB gene encoding gliding motility lipoprotein GldB: protein MKKLLFVLIAVTLFSCKEESKVEEAVAKIPVEFKVERFDQIFYQSKPEDLSKIKAQYPFFFPEGNPDSVWVNKLKDPLLKELYKEVQIKFPTLGALETDMEKMFGYVQYYFPKFKTPRVITLINEVDTEAKAFYVDTLALVSLDCYLGKEHRFYSDFPEYKRQSLEANQILPDLVSTFCYGKIAAPTDRTLLSAMIYYGKELYVKDKLIPFYSDADKIGYTDIQIKFCEENEYYMWSNLVENKLLFDSNSKNELRFIKPAPFSKFYLEIDNQTPGRVGQWLGWQIVRSYMENNEGVTLEQLLAMDAKTIFDNSKYKPKKQ, encoded by the coding sequence ATGAAGAAATTATTATTTGTCCTTATTGCTGTTACATTATTTTCTTGTAAAGAAGAAAGTAAAGTAGAGGAGGCTGTGGCAAAAATTCCAGTTGAATTCAAAGTAGAACGATTTGATCAAATTTTTTATCAATCCAAACCTGAAGATTTATCAAAAATTAAAGCGCAATATCCTTTCTTTTTTCCAGAAGGTAATCCAGATTCAGTTTGGGTAAATAAGTTAAAAGATCCATTGCTTAAAGAATTGTACAAAGAAGTTCAAATAAAATTCCCAACATTAGGTGCTTTAGAAACCGATATGGAGAAAATGTTTGGATATGTACAATATTATTTTCCAAAATTTAAAACACCAAGAGTAATTACTTTAATAAATGAAGTAGATACTGAAGCTAAAGCTTTTTATGTTGATACTTTAGCTTTGGTTTCATTGGATTGCTATTTAGGTAAAGAACATCGATTTTATTCAGATTTTCCAGAATACAAACGCCAAAGTTTAGAGGCTAATCAAATTTTACCCGATTTGGTTTCAACTTTTTGTTATGGAAAAATTGCAGCTCCAACAGACAGAACTTTGCTTTCGGCAATGATTTATTATGGTAAAGAATTGTATGTTAAAGACAAATTAATTCCATTTTATTCTGATGCTGATAAAATTGGTTATACCGATATACAAATTAAGTTTTGTGAAGAAAATGAATACTATATGTGGAGCAATCTAGTGGAAAATAAATTGTTATTTGATTCAAATTCTAAAAACGAATTACGTTTCATAAAACCAGCTCCATTTTCAAAATTCTATTTAGAAATTGATAACCAAACTCCGGGAAGAGTTGGTCAATGGTTAGGCTGGCAAATCGTAAGAAGTTACATGGAAAACAATGAAGGGGTAACTTTAGAGCAATTATTAGCTATGGATGCAAAAACTATTTTCGATAATTCAAAATACAAACCAAAGAAGCAATAA
- the gldC gene encoding gliding motility protein GldC: MKTSDIKITVGLDENNVPEKLLWTAQDGGVEQEEAKAMLLSVWDSKAKETLRIDLWTKDMPVDEMKQFFHQTLVAMADTFQRATADEKMSDTMRDFCDYFAEKMDLKA, encoded by the coding sequence ATGAAAACATCAGATATAAAAATTACCGTAGGATTAGACGAAAATAACGTTCCTGAAAAACTTTTATGGACCGCGCAAGATGGCGGAGTAGAACAAGAAGAAGCCAAAGCTATGTTGTTATCGGTTTGGGATAGTAAAGCAAAAGAAACACTACGAATCGACTTATGGACAAAAGATATGCCAGTTGACGAAATGAAACAATTTTTTCATCAAACGTTAGTAGCAATGGCAGATACTTTTCAACGCGCTACTGCCGATGAGAAAATGTCTGATACTATGCGCGATTTTTGTGATTATTTCGCCGAAAAGATGGATTTAAAAGCATAA
- the yihA gene encoding ribosome biogenesis GTP-binding protein YihA/YsxC, whose product MKINTAEFIISNSEVDKCPKERLPEYAFIGRSNVGKSSLINMLTNHKNLAKTSSKPGKTQLINHFKINNNWFLVDLPGYGYARVSKKTKAVFQQFITDYFERREQLICAFVLIDIRLEAQKIDLEFMEYLGESEIPFAIIFTKADKIGKTKVASHIAAYKKQMLANNWAEMPQYFITSSLEATGRDSILDYIDQINEDIFKNESF is encoded by the coding sequence ATGAAAATTAACACCGCCGAATTTATTATTAGTAATTCAGAAGTAGATAAATGTCCGAAAGAACGTTTACCAGAATACGCTTTTATTGGTCGTTCTAATGTTGGAAAGTCTTCCTTAATCAACATGTTGACCAACCATAAAAATTTGGCCAAAACCTCATCAAAACCTGGTAAAACCCAGTTAATAAATCACTTTAAAATTAACAATAATTGGTTTTTAGTAGATTTACCTGGTTATGGTTATGCTCGAGTTTCTAAAAAAACAAAAGCCGTTTTTCAACAATTTATTACCGATTATTTTGAAAGACGCGAACAACTAATTTGCGCTTTTGTATTAATCGATATTCGTTTAGAAGCTCAAAAAATTGATTTAGAATTCATGGAATATTTAGGTGAAAGCGAAATTCCGTTTGCTATTATTTTTACGAAAGCTGATAAAATTGGAAAAACAAAAGTAGCTTCTCATATTGCAGCATACAAAAAACAAATGTTAGCCAATAATTGGGCGGAGATGCCACAATATTTCATCACTTCTTCACTAGAAGCTACAGGAAGAGATTCTATTTTAGACTATATAGATCAGATAAATGAAGATATTTTTAAGAACGAAAGTTTTTAA